A DNA window from Ahaetulla prasina isolate Xishuangbanna chromosome 7, ASM2864084v1, whole genome shotgun sequence contains the following coding sequences:
- the CCDC107 gene encoding coiled-coil domain-containing protein 107: protein MALSSMQQVLVSVVLVLCLFAVMPRIFSGGGKSPRSAKTSSGRPASHQARHGGAEKILHAPTNYETPESKKYQSIQQMKNAMEKELKTERTRGNGRDFALTLMPLYAISVGVFALYKFLKMKSQEESLSKKEKNAEEKTKETEHQLLELEQHLAQTEKMLNSLLTQLDPLSSCINTLASEQKNEIMEQLESIRKLMKESGLDKSTMKPQDISHHTCQEKLEDLIESFSEHPEVKIDEDIYEKCEHDALFEDMEESYGVKKYQRFDHEYLLSTMEEPKEMEVTNRDITELDTGLRRRLRNE, encoded by the exons ATGGCGCTTTCTTCCATGCAGCAGGTGTTGGTCTCCGTCGTGCTGGTACTTTGCCTGTTCGCAGTGATGCCCAGGATATTCAGTGGGGGAGGGAAGTCTCCGCGGAGTGCCAAAACCTCCTCTGGCCGGCCAGCTTCTCACCAGGCCCGACACG GTGGAGCTGAGAAAATTCTGCATGCACCGACAAATTATGAAACTCCTGAAAGTAAAAAATATCAAAGCATCCAGCAAATGAAAAATGCAATGGAGAAGGAGTTGAAGACTGAACGGACTAGAGGCAATGGCAGAGACTTTGCTTTAACCCTAATGCCGCTATATGCTATTAGTGTGGGTGTGTTTGCTTTATACAAATTCTTAAag aTGAAATCGCAGGAAGAAAGtttatcaaaaaaagaaaaaaatgcagaagaaaaaacaaaagaaacag AGCATCAACTTTTGGAATTGGAGCAACAtcttgcacaaacagaaaaaatgttaaattcattATTGACTCAGTTAGATCCACTTTCAAGCTG CATTAATACTTTGGCTTCTGAgcagaaaaatgaaattatggaACAACTTGAGTCCATTAGAAAGTTGATGAAAGAAAGTGGATTAGATAAATCGACTATGAAACCACAAG ATATTAGCCACCATACATGCCAAGAGAAGCTTGAAGATCTAATAGAGTCATTCAGCGAACATCCAGAAGTAAAAATAGATGAGGATATTTATGAAAAATGTGAGCATGATGCCTTATTTGAAGATATGGAAGAGTCTTATGGTGTAAAAAAATATCAGCGTTTTGATCATGAATACTTACTCAGCACAATGGAAGAACCAAAGGAGATGGAAGTAACTAATCGAGATATAACAGAATTAGATACCGGGTTAAGAAGACGTCTTAGGaacgaatga